The following are from one region of the Moritella sp. 24 genome:
- the hutG gene encoding formimidoylglutamase, which yields MTKFHEDETKTHVATNPDIWQGRIDAEDGDAGMRFHQKVTLVNTDNPLPEQLTNQAGVVLLGFACDEGVKRNKGRVGAVQAPDLIRKALANTAWHHGCLERPAHLFDGGNIYCCDTDLASSQKELANHVEVALNKQNKVIVLGGGHEIAWGTFQGLAQHLQNVGMSSDISDIRTDVNKPKIGIINFDAHFDLRTYSPDDQQYPTSSGTPFNQISQHCQQLGWDFNYACLGVSRASNTQALFTLADQLGVHYREDHQLASYHLADRIAELSEFIENVDYLYLTIDIDVFSASTAPGVSAPAARGVSLESVEALLQPIFDAKNTAGHSKLLVADLAEYNPNFDIDNQTARLAARLTWDISRAMFKSK from the coding sequence ATGACTAAATTCCATGAAGATGAAACAAAAACGCACGTCGCGACGAATCCTGATATTTGGCAAGGCCGTATTGACGCTGAAGATGGTGACGCAGGCATGCGATTTCATCAAAAAGTAACCTTAGTAAACACAGACAATCCATTACCTGAGCAATTAACAAACCAAGCAGGTGTTGTGCTACTCGGTTTTGCGTGTGACGAAGGCGTTAAGCGTAATAAAGGTCGTGTTGGTGCAGTACAAGCACCAGACCTAATTCGTAAAGCATTAGCAAATACAGCTTGGCATCATGGTTGCCTTGAACGACCAGCCCATTTATTTGATGGCGGTAATATTTACTGTTGTGATACTGATTTAGCGAGCAGCCAAAAAGAACTGGCCAATCATGTCGAAGTTGCGCTCAACAAACAAAATAAAGTCATCGTACTCGGCGGTGGACACGAGATAGCTTGGGGGACATTCCAAGGGTTAGCGCAGCACTTGCAGAATGTAGGCATGAGTAGTGATATAAGTGATATACGTACCGACGTTAACAAACCTAAAATCGGTATTATCAACTTCGACGCACACTTTGATTTACGCACCTACTCGCCTGATGATCAGCAATATCCAACAAGCTCTGGCACGCCATTTAATCAAATTTCGCAGCACTGCCAACAATTAGGCTGGGATTTTAATTATGCCTGCCTAGGTGTGAGCCGTGCCAGTAATACCCAAGCGCTATTCACCCTTGCCGACCAACTTGGCGTGCATTATCGCGAAGACCACCAACTGGCCTCTTATCATCTCGCTGATCGAATAGCTGAGTTAAGCGAGTTTATTGAAAACGTCGATTACCTTTATCTCACCATAGATATTGATGTGTTCTCTGCCAGCACCGCTCCCGGCGTTAGCGCACCCGCTGCTCGTGGCGTATCCCTTGAAAGTGTCGAAGCTTTATTACAACCAATTTTTGATGCTAAAAATACGGCAGGACACAGCAAGTTATTAGTAGCTGATTTAGCTGAATACAATCCCAATTTTGATATAGACAATCAAACCGCGCGACTTGCAGCACGACTAACGTGGGATATCTCCCGCGCCATGTTCAAGTCGAAATAG
- the hutU gene encoding urocanate hydratase produces MTDKRLDTSRTIIAPHGTQLNTKSWQTEAPLRMLMNNLHPDVAEHPHSLVVYGGIGRAARDWECYDKIVEVLKRLEDDETLLVQSGKPVGVFKTHSNAPRVLIANSNLVPHWANWEHFNKLDKEGLMMYGQMTAGSWIYIGSQGIVQGTYETFVAMAKQHFDGQAQGRWVLTGGLGGMGGAQPLAATMAGFSMIAVECDESRIDYRLRTGYVDKKATTLDDALALLAESIENKQPTSIGLLGNAADIFPELVKRGIVPDCTTDQTSAHDPLNGYLPQGWTMAHAAAMRKEDEAAVVKAAKQSMAIQVQAMLDLQKAGSATVDYGNNIRQMALEEGVENAFDFPGFVPAYIRPLFCEGIGPFRWAALSGDPEDIYKTDQKVKELIPDNPQLHNWLDMARERIQFQGLPARICWVGLKDRQRLGLAFNEMVKNGELKAPIVIGRDHLDSGSVASPNRETEGMMDGSDAVSDWPLLNALLNTASGATWVSLHHGGGVGMGFSQHSGMVVLCDGTDDAYERVGRVLHNDPATGVMRHADAGYDIAKDCAKEQNLDLPMLK; encoded by the coding sequence ATGACTGATAAACGTTTAGATACGTCTCGTACTATCATTGCCCCTCATGGCACACAGCTCAACACTAAGTCATGGCAGACCGAAGCACCATTACGCATGTTGATGAACAATCTACACCCAGACGTTGCTGAGCATCCTCACTCATTAGTTGTATACGGTGGTATTGGTCGCGCTGCACGTGACTGGGAGTGTTATGACAAAATAGTCGAAGTGCTTAAACGTTTAGAAGATGATGAAACACTGCTTGTACAATCAGGGAAACCTGTAGGCGTATTCAAAACCCACAGCAATGCACCGCGAGTGTTGATCGCCAACTCCAATCTCGTACCACATTGGGCAAACTGGGAGCACTTCAACAAGCTAGATAAAGAAGGCTTGATGATGTACGGACAAATGACCGCAGGTTCTTGGATCTACATAGGCTCACAAGGTATTGTGCAAGGTACTTACGAAACATTCGTTGCTATGGCAAAACAGCATTTTGATGGTCAAGCACAAGGTCGCTGGGTACTCACTGGTGGTTTAGGTGGTATGGGTGGCGCACAACCACTTGCCGCAACTATGGCTGGCTTCTCTATGATTGCCGTTGAATGTGATGAATCACGTATCGATTACCGCTTACGTACAGGTTATGTCGATAAAAAGGCAACAACGCTAGATGATGCCTTAGCACTGCTTGCTGAATCAATTGAAAACAAACAACCAACCTCGATTGGTCTACTCGGTAATGCTGCCGATATATTCCCTGAATTAGTGAAACGCGGCATTGTGCCCGATTGCACTACGGATCAAACATCTGCCCATGATCCACTTAACGGCTATCTGCCACAAGGTTGGACCATGGCACACGCAGCAGCAATGCGTAAAGAAGATGAAGCAGCTGTTGTAAAAGCAGCAAAACAGTCAATGGCGATCCAAGTTCAAGCTATGTTAGACCTACAAAAAGCAGGCTCTGCCACGGTTGATTACGGTAACAACATTCGCCAAATGGCATTAGAAGAAGGCGTAGAAAATGCGTTTGATTTCCCGGGCTTTGTTCCGGCTTATATACGTCCTTTATTCTGCGAAGGCATAGGTCCTTTCCGTTGGGCAGCCTTGTCTGGCGATCCAGAAGATATCTACAAAACAGATCAAAAAGTAAAAGAGCTGATCCCTGATAACCCACAACTGCATAACTGGCTAGACATGGCGCGCGAACGTATTCAGTTCCAAGGTTTGCCAGCGCGTATTTGTTGGGTTGGTTTAAAAGACCGTCAGCGTCTGGGTTTAGCTTTCAATGAAATGGTGAAAAATGGCGAACTGAAAGCACCGATTGTGATTGGTCGTGATCATCTTGACTCAGGTTCAGTTGCCAGCCCTAACCGTGAAACGGAAGGCATGATGGATGGCTCAGATGCCGTATCAGATTGGCCACTGTTAAACGCCCTACTTAATACAGCAAGTGGCGCGACTTGGGTATCACTGCACCATGGCGGCGGTGTTGGTATGGGCTTCTCTCAACATTCAGGCATGGTCGTATTATGTGACGGCACAGATGATGCCTATGAACGTGTTGGTCGTGTTTTACATAATGACCCAGCAACTGGTGTGATGCGTCACGCAGATGCTGGTTATGACATTGCAAAAGACTGTGCCAAAGAGCAAAATTTAGACCTGCCAATGCTGAAATAA
- the hutH gene encoding histidine ammonia-lyase, whose amino-acid sequence MYQLTIKPGLLTLAQLRQISRSPVQVSLDPSCYDDIHASTQIVNNVIAEDRVAYGINTGFGLLANTRIAPEDLETLQRSIVLSHAAGIGEFMNDETVRMMMVLKINSLARGFSGIRLSVIEALMQLVNAEVYPCVPKKGSVGASGDLAPLAHMSTVLLGEGEARHQGKIISGEEALAIAGMQKITLAPKEGLALLNGTQASTAFGLEGLFASEDLFASATLCGSMTVEAALGSRRPFDPRVHRVRGHRTQMDSATMYRHILGFSSEIGNSHTACEKVQDPYSLRCQPQVMGACLQQIRNAAEIFEVEANSVSDNPLVFADDGDIISAGNFHAEPIAMASDNLALAIAEIGSLSERRMALLIDSSLSKLPPFLVDNGGVNSGFMIAQVTSAALASENKALAHPASVDSLPTSANQEDHVSMATFAGRRLKDMAENTRGILAVELLSAAQGLDFRAPLKSSAIIEQAKAELRERVTFYDKDRYFAPDIAKANQLILEASHNKFVNADMLPSFTV is encoded by the coding sequence ATGTACCAACTCACAATTAAGCCAGGATTACTGACACTGGCACAACTTCGTCAAATTAGTCGTTCACCCGTACAGGTGTCACTTGATCCAAGCTGCTATGACGATATTCATGCCAGCACTCAAATCGTTAATAACGTCATTGCCGAGGATCGTGTCGCTTACGGTATCAATACTGGCTTCGGCCTATTGGCTAACACCCGTATCGCCCCCGAAGATTTGGAAACACTGCAACGTAGTATCGTGTTATCCCATGCCGCTGGTATTGGCGAGTTCATGAATGATGAAACCGTACGCATGATGATGGTGCTTAAAATCAATAGTCTCGCACGCGGTTTCTCTGGTATCCGTTTATCGGTTATTGAAGCGCTAATGCAATTAGTTAACGCCGAAGTTTACCCGTGCGTACCTAAAAAAGGCTCAGTAGGTGCATCAGGTGATCTTGCCCCGCTTGCCCACATGAGTACGGTATTATTAGGTGAAGGTGAAGCCCGACATCAAGGCAAAATCATTTCGGGTGAAGAAGCGTTAGCTATCGCAGGTATGCAGAAAATTACCTTAGCACCAAAAGAAGGCTTAGCCTTATTAAACGGTACACAAGCATCCACAGCATTTGGTCTTGAAGGGTTATTTGCTTCTGAAGATTTATTCGCATCGGCAACCCTATGTGGATCAATGACAGTTGAAGCCGCACTGGGTAGTCGTCGTCCGTTTGATCCTCGTGTTCATCGTGTGCGTGGTCATCGAACTCAGATGGACTCCGCCACTATGTACCGCCATATACTCGGTTTTAGTAGTGAAATAGGTAATTCACATACCGCATGTGAAAAGGTTCAAGACCCTTATTCATTACGTTGTCAGCCACAAGTCATGGGCGCGTGTTTACAGCAGATCCGTAATGCCGCTGAAATATTTGAAGTCGAAGCCAATTCAGTATCAGATAACCCGTTAGTATTTGCTGACGATGGCGACATTATCTCAGCAGGTAACTTCCACGCCGAACCGATTGCAATGGCCAGTGATAACCTTGCGCTTGCGATTGCCGAAATTGGCAGTTTGTCAGAACGTCGTATGGCGCTACTAATCGATAGTAGCTTGAGTAAATTACCGCCATTCTTAGTCGACAATGGTGGTGTTAACTCAGGTTTTATGATCGCGCAAGTTACATCCGCTGCATTAGCCAGTGAGAACAAAGCACTTGCTCACCCAGCATCGGTTGATAGTTTACCAACATCAGCAAACCAAGAAGATCATGTATCAATGGCTACCTTTGCAGGTCGTCGTTTAAAAGACATGGCTGAAAATACGCGTGGTATCTTAGCGGTTGAATTGTTATCTGCAGCGCAAGGGCTTGATTTCAGAGCGCCACTAAAGTCATCTGCAATCATCGAACAAGCAAAAGCTGAGTTACGTGAGCGAGTCACTTTTTATGATAAAGACCGTTACTTCGCGCCCGATATTGCAAAAGCTAACCAACTCATTCTAGAAGCATCACACAATAAATTTGTGAATGCCGACATGTTGCCTAGCTTTACAGTTTAA
- a CDS encoding Crp/Fnr family transcriptional regulator, with translation MIDAELAKEINWTTTLSQTLIDQLISIAQVKTNLKTSELEGSDIAHRGVSFITEGTVAICLQTPNLKTVNNVIRGKGDWFGGVEENESDYDPFFLSQIDTVSLIYFKQSQLQRLSENNVEVYKWLYGMSFDVKAKWLQAQIIMSANIQSRVIYLLLEIATNKPRFQGEIPKIMISQQQISRITGIARQRVNETIKQLEKDGMLELGRSCIYLSNIAGLSSKLDNIDLSINDPRTFFFDS, from the coding sequence TTGATTGATGCTGAATTAGCAAAAGAAATAAACTGGACGACGACGCTTTCTCAAACGCTAATCGATCAACTAATATCAATTGCGCAGGTCAAAACTAATTTAAAAACCAGTGAACTTGAAGGTTCAGATATCGCTCACCGAGGCGTCAGTTTTATTACCGAAGGCACGGTCGCTATTTGTTTACAGACTCCGAATCTAAAAACAGTGAACAACGTCATCAGGGGAAAGGGTGACTGGTTTGGTGGTGTAGAAGAAAATGAGTCTGATTATGATCCCTTTTTCTTAAGCCAAATAGATACTGTTTCCTTAATCTATTTCAAACAAAGCCAGCTACAACGTTTATCCGAAAACAATGTAGAGGTATATAAATGGCTTTACGGTATGTCTTTTGATGTAAAAGCGAAATGGCTGCAAGCTCAAATAATAATGAGCGCAAATATCCAATCTCGCGTTATTTATCTCTTGCTTGAAATTGCAACGAATAAGCCTAGATTTCAAGGTGAAATACCTAAAATAATGATTTCACAACAACAGATCAGTCGTATTACAGGTATTGCGCGTCAACGAGTTAACGAGACAATAAAACAATTAGAAAAAGATGGGATGTTAGAGTTAGGACGCAGCTGTATCTATCTCAGTAATATTGCAGGGTTAAGTTCGAAACTTGATAATATCGATCTCAGTATCAATGATCCAAGAACGTTCTTTTTTGACTCTTAA
- a CDS encoding BCCT family transporter — protein sequence MQIDACQIGEEVPVISKTSTRRFNDKLVPALTIGFISLFLLAAIVDLPRFTTLIQELFSAAAGQFGYFWQWLMVANFAIALCIAATRYGKTRMGMITKPDIGTFRWLAMIMCTLLAGGGVFWSAAEPIYHFITPSASYPEITGSTVEAVVPALSQTFLHWGFLAWSVLGTLATIVLMHAHHHHGIKLRPRALFFPIVGNRLENHWFGAVIDACSIIAVAAGTIGPIGFLASQMGYSLEVLTDLKNDMNTQLMILAVVVAICAISAASGMDKGLQWLSRLNVIGAFALLLAILILGPTQFIFEQFGRAFAVYLQDMPAMSVTNDNPGWNIWWTWFFWGWFIGFAPMMAIFIARISEGRTIRELVLAVAVGAPIATNFWFSALGGTGIYLELQTPGIISGPLGDAGLPAVLLATLQQLPLSEILLPAFLVLTTTFVVTTGDSMAYSIAMVVSGDNEPTRNHRLFWAVIMGCVAAVLLIAGDGGLNALQSFIVITAVPVSLLMAVTLVTGPMAAVKMTKAQDALRAEKAQQQA from the coding sequence ATGCAAATAGATGCATGCCAAATTGGCGAAGAAGTACCCGTAATATCGAAGACCTCAACACGTCGTTTTAACGACAAATTGGTTCCAGCATTAACGATTGGCTTTATTAGCCTATTCTTATTAGCTGCGATCGTTGACCTCCCTCGTTTCACAACATTAATTCAAGAATTATTCTCAGCAGCTGCCGGACAATTTGGCTATTTCTGGCAATGGTTAATGGTTGCAAACTTCGCAATTGCATTATGCATCGCGGCAACCCGATACGGTAAAACGCGTATGGGCATGATAACTAAACCCGACATAGGCACGTTCCGCTGGTTAGCAATGATCATGTGTACGCTATTAGCGGGTGGTGGTGTTTTCTGGTCTGCAGCAGAGCCTATTTACCATTTCATTACGCCATCAGCAAGTTACCCTGAAATTACAGGCTCTACTGTTGAAGCAGTTGTACCAGCACTAAGTCAAACTTTCCTACACTGGGGTTTCTTAGCTTGGTCTGTACTCGGTACACTGGCAACGATTGTATTGATGCATGCGCATCACCATCATGGTATTAAATTACGCCCACGCGCGTTATTTTTCCCTATCGTTGGTAATCGTTTAGAAAACCATTGGTTTGGTGCTGTGATTGACGCTTGTTCGATCATTGCCGTAGCCGCTGGTACTATCGGTCCAATTGGTTTCTTAGCATCACAAATGGGCTATAGCCTTGAAGTGCTAACAGACCTTAAAAATGACATGAACACGCAACTGATGATCCTTGCTGTGGTTGTCGCTATTTGCGCAATTTCAGCAGCATCAGGCATGGATAAAGGTTTACAGTGGCTGAGCCGCTTAAACGTTATCGGTGCATTTGCATTATTATTGGCCATTCTAATCTTGGGTCCTACTCAGTTCATTTTTGAACAGTTTGGTCGTGCCTTTGCTGTTTACCTGCAAGACATGCCTGCGATGAGCGTCACTAATGATAATCCAGGTTGGAATATTTGGTGGACGTGGTTCTTCTGGGGCTGGTTCATTGGTTTCGCACCTATGATGGCAATCTTCATTGCGCGTATCTCTGAAGGTCGTACTATTCGTGAATTAGTATTAGCTGTTGCTGTTGGTGCGCCAATTGCGACAAACTTCTGGTTCTCGGCACTCGGTGGTACAGGTATTTATCTTGAGCTACAAACACCAGGAATTATTTCAGGCCCACTCGGTGATGCGGGTTTACCTGCAGTATTGCTAGCAACGCTACAGCAATTACCACTAAGTGAGATCTTGCTACCTGCATTTTTGGTACTAACAACAACGTTTGTAGTAACAACGGGTGACTCTATGGCTTATTCAATTGCCATGGTGGTATCCGGTGATAATGAACCAACGCGTAACCATCGCTTATTCTGGGCTGTTATCATGGGTTGTGTAGCGGCGGTATTATTAATCGCTGGTGACGGTGGTTTGAATGCATTGCAATCATTCATTGTTATCACTGCAGTACCAGTATCATTACTAATGGCTGTGACCTTAGTTACTGGGCCGATGGCTGCCGTTAAGATGACGAAAGCACAAGATGCGCTGCGTGCAGAAAAAGCACAACAGCAAGCATAA
- a CDS encoding DsbA family protein — MSSVKPTLYYVYDPMCSWCWGYKPVWRKIKQAVADDFEITYVLGGLAPDTNEPMPEMMQAQIASYWKKIENYLGTSFNYEFWTENTPRRATYPACRAIIAARSQGAEESMLDAIQVAYYLHAKNPSDDHVLIELAKKIGLDMVKFETELLSPQTHQNLLTEIAFARQNGGNSFPSLFIEKAGKIVEVKINYEDADVTIGKLISTIACN, encoded by the coding sequence ATGTCGTCAGTAAAACCAACGTTATACTATGTTTACGATCCGATGTGTTCTTGGTGTTGGGGTTATAAGCCTGTTTGGCGCAAAATAAAACAAGCTGTTGCTGATGATTTCGAGATTACTTATGTATTGGGTGGCTTAGCTCCCGATACAAATGAACCTATGCCCGAAATGATGCAGGCGCAAATAGCATCTTATTGGAAGAAGATTGAGAATTACCTCGGTACCTCGTTCAATTATGAATTTTGGACTGAAAATACTCCACGTCGAGCGACTTATCCAGCCTGTAGAGCGATTATTGCAGCACGTAGTCAAGGTGCTGAGGAGTCTATGCTTGATGCGATACAGGTTGCTTATTACCTTCATGCCAAAAATCCTAGTGATGATCATGTGTTGATTGAACTTGCGAAAAAAATTGGGTTAGACATGGTGAAATTTGAAACGGAATTGTTGTCACCGCAAACACATCAAAACCTATTAACAGAAATCGCGTTTGCACGTCAGAACGGTGGTAATAGTTTCCCATCTTTGTTTATTGAAAAAGCAGGTAAGATAGTCGAAGTGAAGATTAATTATGAAGATGCTGACGTGACAATAGGGAAGTTAATAAGCACAATTGCATGTAATTAA
- a CDS encoding DUF1971 domain-containing protein, translating into MPSIPNDFVNYKSTPVFTPDNIPKMFLHLHNTRAGVYGKIIVITGELKFYGFAERRGDIEQEVVIRQAESAISPPEYWHKVEFMTDDTSFRVDFYAQQDSDIVAENRSERND; encoded by the coding sequence ATGCCATCAATCCCCAATGATTTTGTAAATTACAAATCTACACCTGTTTTTACGCCTGATAATATTCCCAAAATGTTTCTGCATTTACATAACACTCGTGCGGGTGTGTATGGCAAGATCATCGTGATAACGGGTGAGCTTAAGTTTTATGGCTTTGCTGAAAGACGTGGAGATATAGAACAAGAAGTGGTAATTAGGCAGGCGGAGTCTGCGATTTCTCCTCCAGAATATTGGCATAAAGTTGAGTTTATGACGGATGATACAAGTTTTCGTGTTGATTTTTATGCACAGCAGGACTCTGATATTGTGGCTGAAAACCGCTCTGAGCGTAACGATTAA
- a CDS encoding glycoside hydrolase family 1 protein, with amino-acid sequence MNLFPRDFLWGGAIAANQTEGAFQQDGKGLSTADLLPKGILSDHQESAHKTAGIKDLAIDFYHRYPEDIQLFKEMGFTCLRLSIAWTRIYPNGDESQPNEAGLAYYDRIFDELAKHDIKPFVTLSHYEMPVGLVDNYGGWADRKLIGFFENYATAVFERYSNKVKLWLTFNEINMSLHAPYTGVGLPEASDEQAIYQAIHHQLLASAKAVTLCKQIIPDAQIGNMLLGALNYPYTCNPDDVMAAIHENNKWLFFGDVQTRGRYPGYMLRYFRDNNIEVIMEEGDLETLSDASVDFISFSYYASGCASADPKQREVGNIIASVPNPYLDKSQWGWLIDPKGLRILLNFLYDRYQKPLFVVENGLGARDEITEEGEIIDDYRIQYLNDHLVQAREAILDGVELMGFTSWGPIDLVANSTAEMDKRYGFIYVDRRDDGSGSLARTRKESFFWYRDVIQTRGASLNI; translated from the coding sequence ATGAATTTATTTCCACGAGACTTTTTATGGGGCGGGGCAATTGCCGCTAACCAGACCGAAGGTGCGTTTCAGCAAGATGGTAAAGGATTATCTACAGCCGACCTGTTGCCTAAAGGGATTTTAAGTGACCACCAAGAAAGTGCGCATAAAACCGCAGGCATTAAAGATCTCGCTATCGATTTTTATCACCGTTATCCAGAAGACATTCAGTTGTTTAAAGAGATGGGTTTTACGTGTTTAAGGCTATCAATTGCGTGGACTCGTATTTACCCCAATGGTGATGAAAGCCAGCCAAATGAAGCTGGTCTTGCTTATTATGACCGTATTTTTGATGAATTAGCGAAGCACGACATTAAGCCTTTTGTTACCTTGTCTCATTATGAAATGCCAGTAGGCCTTGTCGATAACTACGGTGGCTGGGCTGACCGAAAGCTGATTGGTTTTTTTGAAAATTATGCCACTGCAGTATTCGAACGCTACAGCAATAAGGTTAAGTTGTGGCTGACGTTTAACGAAATTAATATGTCATTACATGCCCCGTATACAGGAGTGGGCTTGCCAGAGGCTAGTGATGAGCAAGCTATCTATCAAGCGATACATCATCAATTATTGGCGAGTGCCAAAGCGGTGACGTTATGTAAGCAAATAATTCCAGATGCCCAAATTGGTAACATGTTGTTGGGGGCGCTTAATTACCCGTATACCTGTAATCCAGACGATGTGATGGCAGCGATTCATGAGAATAATAAGTGGCTGTTTTTTGGTGATGTACAAACGCGCGGTAGATATCCGGGCTATATGTTGCGTTATTTCAGAGATAACAACATTGAAGTCATCATGGAAGAAGGGGACTTAGAGACGCTTTCGGATGCCAGCGTCGACTTTATCTCATTCAGTTATTACGCAAGTGGTTGTGCAAGTGCCGATCCTAAGCAAAGGGAAGTCGGTAATATTATCGCGAGTGTACCGAATCCCTATTTAGATAAAAGTCAGTGGGGTTGGTTGATAGACCCGAAAGGCTTACGCATTTTATTAAACTTTTTATACGACAGATACCAGAAACCCTTATTTGTTGTTGAAAATGGCTTAGGTGCACGAGATGAAATAACGGAAGAGGGGGAGATCATTGATGACTACCGTATTCAGTATTTAAACGATCATCTTGTGCAAGCACGAGAAGCTATTTTAGACGGTGTCGAATTGATGGGCTTCACGAGTTGGGGGCCGATTGATTTAGTCGCCAATTCAACGGCCGAGATGGATAAACGCTATGGCTTTATTTATGTTGATCGTCGTGATGATGGTAGTGGTTCACTGGCGCGTACCCGTAAAGAAAGCTTTTTTTGGTACCGTGATGTGATTCAAACGCGTGGAGCGTCGCTTAACATCTAA
- a CDS encoding FMN-binding negative transcriptional regulator, protein MQLVNYDKDKGTENADLFTIIKQNPLATLVFVDAEQISHVSHIPCHFDADNHDLIAHVSNHHPLAKALKAMSNGIEGVNIQLVFHGDSHYMSPNDVAACDRTPKTVPTWRYSNAHVVGVAVEIGDTKEKFQQMVLTTAYFEKNKKTPWSMDKVSATAITHMLNVITVFKISIDQCKKSDN, encoded by the coding sequence ATGCAATTAGTGAACTACGACAAAGATAAAGGTACAGAAAACGCGGATTTATTTACCATCATCAAACAAAACCCATTAGCCACGTTAGTGTTTGTAGACGCAGAACAGATCTCGCATGTGAGTCATATACCGTGTCACTTTGATGCTGATAATCATGATTTAATTGCGCATGTGAGTAATCACCATCCGTTAGCGAAAGCGTTAAAAGCAATGTCTAATGGGATCGAGGGGGTAAACATCCAGCTGGTGTTTCATGGTGATAGCCATTATATGTCGCCAAATGATGTTGCTGCATGTGATAGAACGCCTAAAACTGTGCCCACATGGCGTTATTCTAATGCCCATGTTGTTGGCGTCGCGGTTGAAATTGGTGATACAAAAGAAAAATTTCAGCAAATGGTATTAACAACGGCATATTTTGAAAAAAATAAAAAGACGCCTTGGTCTATGGATAAAGTATCAGCTACCGCTATTACGCATATGCTGAATGTAATTACAGTTTTTAAAATAAGTATTGATCAATGTAAAAAAAGTGATAATTAA